Within bacterium, the genomic segment CATCGGTACCCTCGGTCAGGGAATGCAGGGCATAACCGACCGTCCGAGCGGCTCCCGGGGAACCCAATAATCGGGCAACATGGCCATAATTCGTAACATGACCGTAGGGTATTTGCCGCACCAAGTCGTAGACCCGCTGGTAGAAATCGGAATGAGTTCGGTTTGGCGTGTTCGGTTTCATTAATTCCAATTGCGAATTTTTTTTTCGAGATACCTAAGTGACTTTTTGCACACACCGATAGTTACGGGCGGCTACTAGACGCCTCTACGATGTCGGCTTTCACACTCTGTGGGTTGGACAGGAATGTCCAACCTCCGGGAAAACTAGAAAAGGAAGACAGCCGGTCGAGGATTCAACCGGCTGTCAGATTGTACTACTTCCGCTTTGCGGGTTTCGCTTTCGCGGGGGCTGCCTTCTTCGTCACTGGCTTCTTCGCGACGACTTTTTTGGCAACCGCTTTCTTGGCTGCAGCTTTCTTCACGACCGCTTTCTTGGCAACCGGCTTAACCACTTTCTTGGCGGCGACTTTCTTAGCAACGGGTTTTGCCTTGACTGCCGCTTTCTTAGCAGGAGCTTTCGCTGTCGCTGTTTTCTTAGCTGGAGCTTTCGCTGCTGTGGTTTTCTTTGCCGGAGCTTTGACTGCCTTCGCCTTCTTCGCAACCGGTTTCGCCTTGACTACCGGTTTAACCGTTGGTGCCGGGGCATTAGCTATCGCCGCTTGTGCCGCCGCTAACCGGGCAATCGGTACCCGGAACGGACTACAGGAAACGTAATCGAGACCAATCAAATGACAGAACTCGACCGACGACGGTTCGCCACCATGTTCGCCGCAGATACCAACTTTCAAGCGCGACAGCTTGAGGGTTTCGCGTGCACCGCGTCCCAATTCGGTCGCCATCTTGACGAGTTTGCCGACACCCTTGCGATCCAATGCCGCAAACGGATCAGACGGATAGATTTTCTTCTCGATGTAGAACGGCAGGAAGCGTCCGGCATCGTCGCGCGAAAGACCATACGTCGTTTGGGTAAGGTCGTTGGTGCCAAAACTAAAGAACTCAGCAACCGACGCTATCTCATCCGCGGTCAATGCAGCGCGCGGCAGCTCAATCATCGTACCGACCAGATAGGGAACTTTGAAGCCATACTCTGCGAAAACTTCGGAGGCGCAACGACGAACGATGTTTGCTTGCTCTTCTAGTTCTTTCACCGTCGATACGAGGGGAATCATCACTTCGGGATGAACTGGAATGCCTTCCTTATGGACGATACAGGCTGCTTCAAAGACCGCACGCGCCTGCATTTCAGTGATTTCCGGATAGGACATGCCAAGGCGGCAACCGCGATGTCCAAGCATCGGATTTGCTTCGCGGAGTTCTTCGACCCGCGCTTGAATCGTTGCAACGGGAATCCCGGGTTCTTGGGAAAGTTCTTCCTGCGCATTTTCTTCGTGGGGGACAAATTCATGCAGCGGCGGATCCAGCGTACGGATTGTCACGGGATAGCCTTGCATTGCCCGGAAGATGCCAGCGAAGTCGTCGCGCTGTAACGGGAGCAGCTTTGCCAAAGCATTCTTGCGGTCTTCCAATGTATCGGCGAGAATCATTTCCCGCATGGCAAGAATCTTCTGGCCGCCGAAGAACATGTGTTCAGTGCGGCAGAGACCGATACCCTGCGCGCCAAATGCGATGGCAGTGGCGGCTTGATCGGGTTGGTCGGCATTGGTGCGAATTCCGAGTTTGCGTTCGGCGTCCGCCCATTTCATCAAGTTATCGTACCGTTGGAACAGCTCGGAATCGGCGGGCTTCATCGTCTTGTCGATGAGCACTTCGATTAACTCGCTGGGGCGAGTATCGATTTTTCCTTCGATGACTTCACCGGTAAAGCCGTCGATGGATAACCAGTCGCCCTTATTGAATTTCTTGTCGCCAAAGGACATAATGCCATTGACATAATCGATTTCGATTTCGCCGCAACCGGCAACGCAAACCTTCCCCATCTGTCGGGCAACCAGTGCCGCATGGGAGGTCATGCCGCCACGAGCGGTCAAAATACCCTTCGCAGCCGTCATACCGCGAATGTCTTCCGGCGTGGTTTCAAGTCGGCACAGTAAAACAGTCTTGCCTTCGTTCGCCCACTCTTCGGCGTCGGTGGCAAAGAAGACGATT encodes:
- a CDS encoding MGMT family protein; its protein translation is MKPNTPNRTHSDFYQRVYDLVRQIPYGHVTNYGHVARLLGSPGAARTVGYALHSLTEGTDVPWQRVVNRSGKLSLRKLGEAGEIQRRLLEAEGIEFSTDEKIDFERFGWWGEL
- the ppdK gene encoding pyruvate, phosphate dikinase, with amino-acid sequence MAEKKLVYSFGGNRADGDASMKALLGGKGANLAEMVNLGMPVPPGFTISTEVCTYYYTNNNKYPTQLQKQIKDALKLLEQRMGKKFGDPKNPLLVSVRSGARASMPGMMDTVLNLGLNDVTVQGLVAKSGNSRFAYDSYRRFVAMYGDVVLGLKPQTKTDIDPFEEILDHKKHAHAVANGIDPKSVMDTDLTTDELIELVAEFKAAIKDRLDLDFPEDPLEQLYGAIGAVFGSWMNERAIIYRRQNKIPDEWGTAVNIQAMVFGNMGLDCATGVGFTRDSGSGESLFNGEYLINAQGEDVVAGIRTPQQITLVHSQRWAESHGIPEADRAAKFPSLEEAMPESYKQLVKISNNLEKHYRDMMDIEFTIENKTLFMLQCRVGKRTGFAALRIATDLANEKKISKREAVMRVEPDQLNQLLRPVFDRKAKDVAISQGKKLAMGLPAGPGAATGQIVFFATDAEEWANEGKTVLLCRLETTPEDIRGMTAAKGILTARGGMTSHAALVARQMGKVCVAGCGEIEIDYVNGIMSFGDKKFNKGDWLSIDGFTGEVIEGKIDTRPSELIEVLIDKTMKPADSELFQRYDNLMKWADAERKLGIRTNADQPDQAATAIAFGAQGIGLCRTEHMFFGGQKILAMREMILADTLEDRKNALAKLLPLQRDDFAGIFRAMQGYPVTIRTLDPPLHEFVPHEENAQEELSQEPGIPVATIQARVEELREANPMLGHRGCRLGMSYPEITEMQARAVFEAACIVHKEGIPVHPEVMIPLVSTVKELEEQANIVRRCASEVFAEYGFKVPYLVGTMIELPRAALTADEIASVAEFFSFGTNDLTQTTYGLSRDDAGRFLPFYIEKKIYPSDPFAALDRKGVGKLVKMATELGRGARETLKLSRLKVGICGEHGGEPSSVEFCHLIGLDYVSCSPFRVPIARLAAAQAAIANAPAPTVKPVVKAKPVAKKAKAVKAPAKKTTAAKAPAKKTATAKAPAKKAAVKAKPVAKKVAAKKVVKPVAKKAVVKKAAAKKAVAKKVVAKKPVTKKAAPAKAKPAKRK